A single region of the Pseudomonas mandelii genome encodes:
- a CDS encoding L-threonylcarbamoyladenylate synthase, whose product MVNSWRVQQAAQAVRAGAVIAYPTEAVWGLGCDPWDEEAVYRLLMIKGRSVEKGLILVADNIRQFDFLFEDFPELWMDRMASTWPGPNTWLVPHQNLLPQWITGVHETVALRVSDHPLVRDLCAVVGPLVSTSANPQGRPAARTRIRVEQYFRGQVDYVLGGNLGGRKNPSVIRDVATGNVIRPD is encoded by the coding sequence ATGGTCAACAGTTGGCGCGTGCAACAAGCCGCACAAGCCGTTCGCGCAGGGGCAGTAATTGCCTATCCAACCGAAGCGGTCTGGGGCCTGGGTTGCGATCCGTGGGATGAAGAAGCGGTCTATCGTCTGTTGATGATCAAGGGCCGGTCTGTGGAAAAGGGCCTGATTCTGGTAGCCGACAATATTCGTCAGTTCGACTTCCTGTTCGAAGACTTCCCGGAACTGTGGATGGACCGCATGGCCAGCACTTGGCCGGGGCCGAATACCTGGCTGGTGCCGCATCAGAATCTGTTGCCGCAGTGGATTACCGGCGTGCATGAAACCGTAGCGCTGCGCGTCAGCGACCACCCGCTGGTGCGGGATCTGTGCGCGGTGGTCGGGCCGCTGGTGTCGACCTCGGCTAACCCTCAGGGTCGGCCAGCGGCGCGGACGCGAATTCGCGTCGAGCAGTATTTCCGCGGGCAAGTGGACTACGTCTTGGGCGGGAATCTGGGTGGGCGCAAGAATCCGAGCGTGATTCGCGATGTCGCGACCGGGAACGTCATTCGCCCGGATTAA
- the def gene encoding peptide deformylase, translating into MAILDILEFPDSRLRTIAKPVAVVDDEVRQLVDDMFETMYEAPGIGLAATQVNVHKRIVVMDLSEDRSEPRVFINPEFEPLTDEMEQYQEGCLSVPGFYENVDRPQKVKVKALDRDGKPYELIAEGLLAVCIQHECDHLNGKLFVDYLSNLKRDRIKKKLEKLHRQNA; encoded by the coding sequence ATGGCCATTTTAGACATCCTCGAATTTCCCGACTCGCGCCTGCGCACTATCGCCAAACCTGTGGCCGTAGTGGACGACGAAGTGCGTCAGTTGGTCGATGACATGTTTGAAACAATGTATGAAGCGCCAGGCATCGGCCTCGCCGCGACCCAGGTCAACGTGCACAAACGTATCGTCGTGATGGACCTCTCCGAAGACCGCAGCGAACCACGGGTGTTCATCAACCCCGAGTTCGAACCGCTGACCGACGAGATGGAGCAATACCAGGAAGGCTGCCTCTCGGTGCCGGGCTTCTACGAAAACGTCGATCGCCCGCAGAAGGTCAAGGTCAAGGCCCTGGACCGCGACGGCAAGCCTTACGAACTGATTGCCGAAGGCCTGCTCGCCGTGTGCATCCAGCACGAATGCGACCACCTCAACGGCAAATTGTTCGTCGACTACCTGTCGAACCTCAAACGCGACCGAATCAAGAAGAAACTGGAAAAGCTCCATCGCCAGAACGCTTGA
- a CDS encoding LysM peptidoglycan-binding domain-containing protein → MRKSLLALLLLASAGLAHGQVQLKEGFPQQYTVVTGDTLWDISGKFLREPWKWPELWQANPQIENPNLIYPGDSLSLVYVNGQPRLTLNRGASRGTIKLSPRVRSSPVADAIPSIPLQSINSFLLSNRIVDKVEDFDKAPYIVAGDAERVLSGTGDRIFARGHFDPNQPVYGIFRQGKVYTDPDSKEFLGINADDIGGGEIVATEGDVATLALQRTTQEVRLGDRLFSGEERSINSTFMPSAPKTEINGLIIDVPRGVTQIGALDVVTLNKGQRDGLAEGNVLVVMKTGETVRDRITGQPLKIPDERAGLLMVFRTYDKLSYGLVLNASRSLAVMDKVRNP, encoded by the coding sequence ATGAGGAAATCACTACTCGCCTTGCTCCTTCTGGCCTCGGCCGGTTTGGCGCACGGGCAAGTGCAACTCAAGGAAGGTTTTCCACAGCAATACACCGTGGTGACGGGTGACACTCTCTGGGACATTTCCGGAAAATTCCTCCGGGAGCCGTGGAAGTGGCCGGAACTGTGGCAAGCCAATCCTCAGATCGAAAACCCTAATCTCATCTATCCCGGCGACTCGCTGTCGCTGGTCTATGTCAACGGCCAGCCCCGCCTGACCCTCAATCGCGGGGCTTCGCGCGGCACCATCAAGCTCTCGCCTCGGGTGCGCAGCTCGCCGGTGGCCGATGCGATCCCGAGCATTCCGCTGCAATCGATCAACAGCTTTTTGCTGAGCAACCGCATCGTCGACAAGGTCGAGGACTTCGACAAGGCGCCTTATATCGTCGCCGGCGATGCCGAACGCGTGCTCAGTGGCACCGGTGACCGCATTTTCGCCCGTGGCCATTTCGACCCGAACCAGCCGGTCTACGGCATCTTCCGCCAGGGCAAGGTCTACACCGATCCCGATAGCAAAGAGTTTTTGGGGATCAATGCTGATGACATCGGCGGTGGCGAGATTGTGGCCACCGAGGGCGACGTCGCCACCCTGGCACTGCAACGCACGACTCAAGAAGTGCGTCTCGGCGACCGTTTGTTCAGCGGTGAAGAACGATCCATCAACTCGACCTTCATGCCCAGTGCGCCAAAAACCGAGATCAATGGCTTGATCATCGATGTGCCGCGCGGGGTTACCCAGATTGGCGCGCTGGATGTGGTTACCCTGAACAAAGGTCAGCGTGATGGCCTGGCCGAAGGCAACGTGCTGGTGGTGATGAAAACCGGTGAAACCGTACGCGACCGGATCACTGGCCAGCCACTGAAAATCCCCGATGAGCGTGCCGGTTTGCTGATGGTGTTCCGCACTTACGACAAGCTCAGTTACGGGCTGGTACTCAACGCATCGCGCTCTCTGGCGGTGATGGATAAGGTGCGAAATCCGTAA
- the dprA gene encoding DNA-processing protein DprA: protein MSLSAVTPVSPAELEARLRLHRLPELGPARFKKLLEAFGSASKAISAPASAWRSLGLPLACAEARRVNEVRDGAAHALAWLERPGQHLLMWDQPEYPALLAEISDAPPLLFVAGDPDILEKPQLAMVGSRRASRPGMDTAAAFSRSLAGAGFVITSGLALGIDAAAHQAALDVGGRTVGVLGTGLEKFYPQRNRRLADAMIASGSAVLSEFPLDAGPSAGNFPRRNRIISGLSLGVLVVEASVASGSLITARLAAEQGREVYAIPGSIHHPGAKGCHQLIRDGAELVETTEHILEALRGWQRLPLSTETLQAPTHPLLLLLHAAPHTSEALSVSSGWALSKVLAALTELEMDGRAVCESGRWFARVS from the coding sequence ATGTCGCTGTCTGCCGTCACACCGGTTTCCCCTGCGGAACTGGAAGCTCGTTTACGTCTGCACCGATTGCCAGAACTCGGCCCGGCGCGTTTCAAGAAATTGCTCGAAGCCTTCGGCTCGGCGTCCAAAGCCATCAGCGCGCCCGCCAGCGCCTGGCGTTCGCTGGGCTTGCCGCTGGCGTGCGCCGAGGCACGGCGCGTCAATGAAGTACGCGATGGCGCGGCCCACGCATTGGCCTGGCTAGAGCGCCCGGGCCAGCATTTATTGATGTGGGACCAGCCTGAGTACCCGGCGCTGCTGGCGGAAATCAGCGATGCGCCGCCGCTGTTATTTGTGGCAGGCGATCCCGACATTCTGGAAAAACCGCAATTGGCGATGGTCGGCAGTCGGCGCGCCTCGCGACCGGGCATGGACACTGCGGCGGCGTTTTCGCGCAGCCTGGCCGGCGCCGGTTTCGTCATCACCAGCGGTCTGGCGCTAGGCATCGATGCCGCCGCGCATCAAGCCGCGCTGGACGTGGGCGGGCGAACGGTCGGGGTCCTTGGCACGGGACTTGAAAAGTTTTATCCACAGCGCAATCGGCGGCTGGCGGACGCCATGATCGCCTCGGGCAGTGCAGTGCTTTCCGAGTTCCCGCTGGATGCCGGCCCCAGCGCCGGAAATTTCCCCCGGCGCAACCGGATCATCAGCGGTTTATCCCTCGGGGTGCTGGTGGTCGAAGCGAGTGTCGCCAGCGGTTCATTGATAACGGCGAGGCTGGCGGCGGAGCAAGGACGCGAGGTGTATGCGATTCCAGGGTCGATCCACCACCCTGGCGCCAAGGGTTGTCATCAGCTGATCCGTGACGGTGCGGAATTGGTGGAAACCACCGAGCATATCCTCGAAGCCTTGCGCGGCTGGCAACGGTTGCCGTTGTCCACAGAGACGCTGCAAGCACCCACTCATCCACTGCTCCTGTTGCTTCACGCCGCGCCCCACACCAGCGAAGCGTTGTCGGTCAGCAGTGGCTGGGCCTTGTCCAAAGTGCTGGCAGCGTTGACGGAGCTGGAAATGGACGGCCGGGCGGTGTGCGAAAGCGGGCGCTGGTTTGCGCGGGTGAGCTAG
- the fmt gene encoding methionyl-tRNA formyltransferase: MTEPLRIVFAGTPEFAAEHLKALLASPYEVVAVYTQPDRPAGRGQKLMPSPVKQLALENNIPVLQPPTLRNEDAQAELAALKPDLLVVVAYGLILPQAVLDIPRLGCINSHASLLPRWRGAAPIQRAVEAGDSESGVTVMRMELGLDTGPMLLKVTTPITAEDTGGSLHDRLAEMGPPAVIQAIAGLAAGTLEGEVQDDSHATYAHKLNKDEARIDWSRPAVELERLVRAFNPWPITHSTLNGEALKVLAASLAEGQGAPGQILSASKDGLIVACGEQALCLTRLQLPGGKALNFSDLFNSRREKFAVGTVLGQAADAQ, translated from the coding sequence ATGACTGAGCCACTGCGCATCGTCTTTGCCGGCACCCCGGAATTCGCCGCCGAACACCTCAAGGCCCTGCTCGCCAGCCCTTACGAAGTCGTCGCGGTTTACACCCAGCCGGACCGTCCGGCGGGCCGTGGGCAAAAGCTGATGCCAAGCCCGGTCAAGCAACTCGCACTGGAAAACAACATCCCGGTGTTGCAACCGCCAACGCTGCGCAACGAAGACGCCCAGGCTGAACTGGCCGCACTCAAGCCGGACTTGCTGGTGGTGGTCGCCTATGGCTTGATCCTGCCGCAAGCGGTGCTGGATATTCCGCGCCTGGGTTGCATCAACAGCCACGCTTCATTGCTGCCACGCTGGCGCGGGGCGGCGCCGATCCAGCGTGCGGTCGAAGCAGGCGACAGTGAAAGCGGCGTGACCGTGATGCGCATGGAACTGGGCCTCGACACCGGGCCGATGCTGCTGAAAGTCACCACGCCGATCACCGCCGAAGACACGGGCGGCAGCCTCCACGACCGTCTCGCCGAAATGGGCCCACCGGCCGTGATCCAGGCGATTGCCGGCCTCGCCGCCGGAACGCTGGAAGGCGAAGTGCAGGATGACAGTCATGCAACGTATGCTCACAAATTGAACAAAGACGAAGCACGCATCGACTGGAGCCGTCCGGCGGTTGAGCTGGAACGCCTGGTCCGCGCGTTCAACCCGTGGCCGATCACCCACAGCACGCTGAACGGCGAAGCGTTGAAAGTGCTGGCCGCGAGCCTCGCCGAGGGGCAGGGCGCACCGGGGCAAATCCTCAGCGCCAGCAAGGACGGCTTGATCGTCGCCTGCGGTGAGCAAGCGCTGTGTCTGACCCGTCTGCAATTGCCCGGGGGCAAGGCGCTGAACTTCAGCGACTTGTTCAACAGCCGTCGTGAGAAATTCGCCGTCGGCACCGTCCTCGGTCAAGCGGCGGACGCTCAATGA
- the rsmB gene encoding 16S rRNA (cytosine(967)-C(5))-methyltransferase RsmB, producing the protein MNPRLAAAKALAAVLNGKASLNSSLPTQMDKVEDRDRGFTQDLAFGTARWQPRLSALAAKLLQKPFKAADADVEALLLVGLYQLLYTRVPAHAAIGETVGCADKLKKPWAKALLNAVLRRAQRESEALLAELEHDPVVRTAHPRWLQKSLKAFWPEQWEAICAANNAHPPMILRVNRRHHARDAYLGLLTEAGIAATPCVYSQDGIILEAAADVRSLPGFAEGWISVQDEAAQLAADLLDLAPGQRVLDACCAPGGKTCHILEAEPKLAGVVAVDLEAKRLVRVRENLTRLGLSAELIAADGRDTATWWDGKPFQRILLDAPCSATGVIRRHPDIKLTRQPDDIAALAVLQGELLDAMWITLEVGGILLYATCSTLPTENTEVIEAFLARTPGARELDLATAAGIKQPHGRQLLAQEGGHDGFYYAKLIKIAAARG; encoded by the coding sequence ATGAATCCACGTCTGGCCGCCGCCAAGGCACTTGCCGCTGTTCTTAACGGAAAAGCCTCACTCAACAGTTCGCTGCCGACACAAATGGACAAGGTTGAAGACCGTGATCGCGGCTTCACCCAGGACCTGGCCTTCGGCACGGCGCGCTGGCAACCACGTTTGTCGGCGTTGGCGGCCAAGCTGCTGCAGAAGCCGTTCAAGGCAGCGGACGCCGATGTCGAGGCGCTGCTGCTGGTCGGCCTCTATCAACTGCTCTACACCCGCGTCCCGGCCCACGCCGCCATCGGCGAAACCGTCGGTTGCGCCGACAAGCTGAAAAAGCCATGGGCCAAGGCCTTGCTCAACGCCGTGCTGCGCCGCGCCCAGCGTGAAAGCGAAGCGTTGCTGGCCGAGCTGGAACACGACCCGGTGGTGCGCACCGCCCACCCGCGCTGGCTGCAAAAATCCCTCAAGGCATTCTGGCCTGAGCAATGGGAAGCCATTTGCGCGGCGAACAATGCGCATCCTCCGATGATTCTGCGGGTCAACCGCCGCCATCACGCCCGCGACGCTTACCTTGGGCTGCTGACTGAGGCCGGCATCGCCGCTACGCCGTGCGTCTACAGTCAGGACGGCATCATTCTCGAAGCTGCCGCCGACGTGCGCAGCCTGCCAGGCTTCGCCGAAGGCTGGATCAGCGTGCAGGACGAAGCGGCGCAATTGGCCGCCGACCTGCTCGACCTCGCGCCGGGCCAACGGGTACTGGATGCCTGCTGCGCACCGGGCGGCAAGACCTGCCACATCCTCGAAGCCGAGCCAAAACTGGCGGGCGTCGTGGCCGTGGATCTGGAAGCCAAGCGTCTGGTGCGCGTGCGCGAGAACCTCACACGCCTGGGCCTGAGCGCCGAGCTGATCGCCGCCGACGGCCGCGACACGGCGACCTGGTGGGACGGCAAACCCTTCCAGCGCATTTTGCTGGATGCGCCATGCTCGGCGACTGGCGTGATCCGACGTCACCCCGACATCAAGCTGACTCGCCAACCGGATGACATCGCTGCACTCGCGGTGCTTCAGGGCGAGCTGCTGGACGCCATGTGGATAACTCTGGAAGTCGGCGGGATTCTGCTTTACGCCACCTGCTCCACGCTGCCGACCGAGAACACTGAAGTCATCGAAGCCTTCCTCGCTCGCACGCCGGGTGCGCGTGAACTGGACCTCGCCACGGCGGCCGGTATCAAGCAACCTCACGGTCGCCAGTTGCTGGCCCAGGAAGGCGGCCACGACGGGTTCTACTACGCCAAGCTGATCAAGATCGCCGCCGCGCGCGGTTAA